Proteins from a single region of Actinomycetota bacterium:
- a CDS encoding type I restriction endonuclease subunit R yields the protein MTDARTTRYDPIAVSAESTVVAEYFPETLEETAYQSEAALERELIRLLQSQAYEFLPLTSEADLIANLRAQLEALNNIIFSDAEWERFFTERIAGANEGVVEKTARVQEDHVQILRRDDGTTKNISLVDKKNIHNNRLQVINQYEAAEGEGGAVRANRYDVTVLVNGLPMVHIELKRRGVDIREAFNQIDRYQRDSFWAGSGLFEYVQLFVISNGTLTKYYSNTVRHQHLREAAGSKRARKTSNTFEFTSWWADAANRAIPELTAFAKTFFAKHTLLNILTKYCVLTADRMLLVMRPYQIVATERILQKIDVSTNYRQLGTAAAGGYVWHTTGSGKTLTSFKTAQLASRLQSVDKVLFVVDRKDLDYQTMREYDRFERGAANSNTSTAVLKRQLEDPNARIIITTIQKLSNFIAANKGHVIYSGHIVLIFDECHRSQFGEMHAAITKAFKRYNLFGFTGTPIFLANAGRGGNPQLKTTEQAFGEKLHTYTIVDAITDKNVLPFRIDYVNTIRLPDHITDAQVAAIDTERALLAPERIGQVTAYTLAHFDQKTKRAEHYALAGKRLRGFNALFATASIEAAKRYYLEFKDQQKDLPSDRRLTVGIIYSYAANEAVDDYLDEEGFETDALDQSSRDFLEEAIRDYNAMFNTSFDTSADKFQNYYKDLSLRLKSREIDMVIVVNMFLTGFDATTLNTLFADKNLRAHGLIQAYSRTNRILNSVKTYGNIISFRDLEQETNDAIALFGNKDACGIVLLKPYAEYYAEYTEEVARLLERFPLGTPIVGETAQKEFIGLFGAILRLQNILTSFDDFAGSEILTERQNQDYRSVYLDLYAEYRGKAEADKEPINDDIVFEIELIKQVEINVDYILMLVEKWRAADSDGTDTEIRASISRAIDASLSLRNKKDLIEAFVDSVSVSGEIDEEWQAFIRVRREAELAAIIASEELHPDETRAFIATAFRDGAVQTTGTAITKVLPPVSKFAPDAGYSNKKQRVLAKLGEFFERFFGLGTG from the coding sequence ATGACCGACGCCCGAACCACACGCTACGACCCGATCGCCGTGAGCGCGGAGAGCACGGTCGTCGCCGAGTACTTCCCGGAAACGCTCGAGGAGACCGCCTATCAGTCCGAGGCGGCGCTGGAGCGCGAGCTCATCCGCCTCCTGCAGTCCCAAGCCTACGAGTTTCTGCCGCTCACGAGCGAGGCTGACCTCATCGCCAACCTCCGCGCGCAGCTCGAGGCGCTCAACAACATCATCTTCAGTGACGCCGAGTGGGAGCGATTCTTCACCGAGCGCATCGCGGGCGCCAACGAGGGCGTCGTCGAGAAGACGGCGCGCGTCCAGGAAGACCACGTCCAGATCTTGAGGCGCGATGACGGCACGACGAAGAACATCTCGCTCGTCGACAAGAAGAACATCCACAACAACCGGCTGCAGGTCATCAATCAGTACGAGGCCGCCGAAGGCGAGGGCGGCGCGGTCAGGGCGAACCGCTACGACGTGACGGTGCTCGTCAACGGCCTGCCCATGGTCCACATTGAGCTCAAGCGCCGAGGAGTGGACATCCGCGAGGCGTTCAACCAGATCGATCGTTATCAGCGCGACAGCTTCTGGGCGGGCTCAGGCCTGTTCGAGTATGTGCAGCTCTTCGTGATCAGCAACGGCACGCTCACTAAATACTACTCGAACACCGTCCGTCACCAGCACCTGCGCGAGGCCGCGGGATCCAAGCGGGCCCGCAAGACCTCGAACACCTTCGAGTTCACCTCGTGGTGGGCCGATGCCGCAAACCGCGCCATCCCGGAGCTCACCGCGTTCGCGAAGACGTTCTTCGCCAAGCACACGCTTTTGAACATCCTCACCAAGTACTGCGTGCTCACCGCCGATCGCATGCTGCTCGTGATGCGGCCGTACCAGATCGTCGCGACCGAGCGAATCCTGCAAAAGATCGACGTCTCCACCAACTACCGGCAGCTCGGCACCGCAGCCGCCGGCGGGTACGTGTGGCATACCACCGGCTCAGGCAAGACGCTCACGAGCTTCAAGACGGCGCAGCTTGCGAGCCGGCTGCAAAGTGTGGACAAGGTGCTCTTCGTCGTTGACCGCAAGGACCTCGACTACCAGACCATGCGCGAGTACGACCGGTTCGAGAGGGGCGCTGCCAACTCGAACACCTCGACGGCCGTCCTCAAAAGGCAGCTCGAAGACCCCAACGCCCGCATCATCATCACGACGATTCAGAAGCTCTCCAACTTCATTGCCGCGAACAAGGGCCACGTGATCTACTCGGGCCACATCGTGCTCATCTTCGATGAGTGTCATCGCTCGCAGTTCGGCGAGATGCACGCCGCGATCACGAAGGCGTTCAAGCGCTACAACCTGTTCGGATTCACCGGAACACCGATCTTCTTGGCAAACGCAGGCAGGGGTGGCAACCCCCAGCTCAAGACGACGGAGCAGGCGTTCGGCGAGAAGCTGCACACCTACACGATCGTCGACGCCATCACCGACAAGAACGTGCTGCCGTTCCGCATCGACTACGTCAACACGATCAGGCTGCCCGATCACATCACTGATGCGCAGGTCGCTGCCATCGATACCGAGCGGGCGCTGCTGGCTCCCGAGCGCATCGGGCAGGTCACGGCCTACACGCTTGCGCACTTTGACCAAAAGACGAAGCGCGCGGAGCACTACGCGCTCGCCGGCAAGCGGTTGCGCGGCTTCAATGCGCTGTTCGCCACGGCTTCGATCGAGGCGGCCAAGCGCTACTACCTCGAGTTCAAGGACCAGCAAAAGGACCTGCCGTCCGACCGCAGGCTCACAGTCGGCATCATCTACTCGTACGCCGCGAACGAAGCGGTCGACGACTACCTCGACGAGGAGGGCTTCGAGACTGACGCTCTGGATCAGTCATCGCGGGACTTCCTCGAAGAGGCGATCCGCGACTACAACGCGATGTTCAACACGAGCTTTGACACCTCGGCCGACAAGTTCCAAAACTACTACAAGGACCTCTCGCTGCGCCTGAAGAGCCGAGAGATCGACATGGTCATCGTCGTGAACATGTTCCTCACCGGCTTTGACGCCACCACGCTCAACACGCTCTTCGCCGACAAGAACCTGCGCGCCCACGGCCTCATCCAGGCGTACTCGCGCACCAACCGCATCCTCAACTCGGTGAAGACCTACGGCAACATCATCTCCTTCCGCGATCTGGAGCAGGAAACGAACGACGCGATCGCGCTCTTCGGCAACAAGGACGCTTGCGGAATCGTGCTGCTCAAGCCATACGCCGAGTACTACGCCGAGTACACGGAGGAAGTCGCGCGCTTGCTCGAGCGCTTTCCGCTCGGGACGCCGATCGTGGGAGAGACGGCGCAAAAGGAGTTCATCGGACTGTTCGGGGCGATACTGCGGCTGCAGAACATCCTCACGTCGTTCGACGACTTCGCCGGAAGCGAGATCCTCACCGAGCGCCAGAACCAGGACTACCGCAGCGTGTACCTCGATCTCTATGCCGAGTACCGCGGGAAGGCCGAGGCCGACAAGGAGCCGATCAACGACGACATCGTCTTTGAGATCGAGCTCATAAAACAGGTCGAAATCAACGTCGACTACATACTTATGCTCGTTGAGAAGTGGCGAGCGGCGGACAGCGACGGCACCGACACGGAGATCCGCGCCTCGATCAGCCGCGCCATCGATGCAAGCCTGAGCCTGCGCAACAAAAAGGATCTCATTGAGGCGTTCGTCGATTCCGTGTCAGTGAGCGGCGAGATCGATGAGGAGTGGCAGGCGTTCATCCGTGTCCGGCGAGAGGCTGAGCTTGCCGCGATCATCGCCTCCGAGGAACTCCATCCCGATGAGACCCGCGCGTTCATCGCGACGGCCTTTCGCGACGGCGCCGTACAGACGACGGGGACCGCGATCACCAAGGTGCTGCCACCCGTGTCGAAGTTTGCGCCCGACGCCGGGTACAGTAACAAGAAGCAGCGCGTGCTGGCCAAGCTCGGCGAGTTCTTCGAGCGGTTCTTCGGGCTGGGCACGGGCTGA
- a CDS encoding DUF305 domain-containing protein, which produces MYRVATPLVAVVLVIVGMLGIIVTAAYVHPPVSSGTATASGMDAMFIEQMIPHHDNAIEMAELALTRAEHPEIKQLAADIKRTQTAENAQMRTWYLEWFGIAVPDVDDLSPMMGGMMGPGAINMADLEVAEPFDKAFIEAMIPHHQMAIMMSRMTGAVSYRPEMRRLTSSIIEAQSVEIDKMQAWYDEWYGR; this is translated from the coding sequence GTGTACAGAGTTGCCACACCTTTGGTTGCTGTTGTTTTGGTGATCGTCGGTATGCTCGGCATCATTGTGACCGCAGCGTACGTGCATCCTCCCGTGTCTTCTGGTACAGCAACTGCCAGCGGGATGGATGCCATGTTCATCGAGCAGATGATCCCTCACCACGACAATGCGATCGAGATGGCAGAGCTCGCTCTCACTCGAGCCGAACATCCTGAGATCAAACAGCTTGCGGCAGACATCAAGCGGACTCAGACCGCCGAGAACGCTCAGATGCGAACCTGGTACCTGGAGTGGTTTGGCATCGCTGTCCCTGATGTCGACGATTTGTCCCCGATGATGGGCGGCATGATGGGCCCTGGCGCTATCAACATGGCTGACCTCGAGGTCGCCGAGCCTTTCGACAAAGCGTTCATCGAAGCGATGATCCCCCACCATCAGATGGCGATCATGATGTCACGGATGACCGGCGCTGTCTCCTATAGGCCTGAGATGCGTAGACTCACGTCATCGATCATCGAAGCGCAAAGTGTTGAGATCGACAAAATGCAGGCTTGGTACGACGAGTGGTACGGGCGCTGA
- a CDS encoding 4Fe-4S binding protein, translated as MRALRYIEEVVTLEYDAERCTGCGQCAMVCPHGVFAIEGGRAVLVDRGACMECGACARNCAFNAIALTPGVGCAAAIINGWLTGSEPSCGC; from the coding sequence GTGAGGGCGCTGCGCTACATCGAAGAGGTCGTCACGCTCGAGTACGATGCTGAGCGGTGCACAGGGTGCGGTCAGTGCGCCATGGTCTGCCCCCACGGGGTGTTCGCGATAGAGGGTGGCCGGGCGGTGCTCGTCGACCGGGGCGCGTGCATGGAATGTGGCGCATGCGCGCGTAACTGCGCGTTCAATGCGATCGCGCTTACGCCGGGGGTGGGGTGCGCCGCCGCGATCATCAACGGATGGCTCACCGGGAGCGAACCGAGCTGCGGGTGTTGA
- the hgcA gene encoding mercury methylation corrinoid protein HgcA, with protein MSECCPPQGASCCGLATEEYEYGQQPFECGEVVTLMGPVPVVSTELTRADRLGALRVRANIGRSRHRVRPGLYAIGEPDDAAPVLVTGNYKLTLDVVRSAMAGRDAWLLVIDSRGINVWCAAGKGVFGTAEVVRRVRTVNLPQVVSHTKLVLPQLAATGVAAHEVRVQTGFSVVWGPVRAVDLPAFLDAGMKATEAMRRVEFRLADRAQVMGVELSVLWRPQVLAPAAALLIAAWALSVVWWPLAFPLAAAGVLFATVAVIAGAVLTPLLLPWLPGRAFALKGATAGAVTALVLALALTLAGGPAWLWGMAVVSAALASFVGMNFTGSSTYTSPSGVEWEMRRAIPVQVVGVVVGIAVLVAGAVMGG; from the coding sequence ATGTCCGAGTGTTGCCCGCCGCAGGGCGCGTCGTGTTGTGGCCTTGCGACCGAGGAGTACGAGTACGGGCAACAGCCGTTCGAATGCGGCGAGGTCGTCACGCTCATGGGGCCGGTGCCAGTAGTCTCCACTGAGCTCACGCGGGCCGACCGTCTCGGCGCGTTGCGCGTGCGCGCAAACATCGGCCGAAGCCGCCACCGGGTGCGCCCGGGGCTCTACGCCATCGGCGAGCCCGACGACGCGGCGCCGGTGCTCGTCACCGGCAACTACAAGCTCACGCTCGATGTGGTGAGAAGCGCGATGGCGGGCCGTGACGCGTGGCTGCTCGTCATCGACTCGCGCGGCATCAATGTGTGGTGCGCGGCGGGCAAGGGTGTCTTTGGCACCGCCGAGGTGGTACGCCGAGTGCGCACGGTCAACCTCCCGCAGGTGGTGAGCCACACGAAACTCGTGCTGCCGCAACTCGCAGCGACCGGGGTGGCGGCGCACGAGGTGCGCGTGCAGACCGGCTTCTCGGTGGTGTGGGGGCCGGTGCGCGCCGTCGATCTCCCGGCGTTCCTGGACGCCGGTATGAAGGCGACCGAGGCGATGCGACGTGTTGAGTTCCGGCTGGCCGACCGCGCGCAAGTTATGGGTGTTGAGCTCTCGGTGCTCTGGCGCCCGCAGGTGCTCGCACCGGCGGCGGCTCTCCTCATCGCAGCGTGGGCGCTCTCGGTCGTGTGGTGGCCGCTGGCTTTCCCGCTGGCGGCGGCCGGCGTGCTCTTCGCGACGGTCGCGGTCATCGCCGGCGCGGTGCTTACCCCGCTGCTGCTGCCGTGGTTGCCCGGTCGCGCGTTCGCGCTCAAGGGGGCGACAGCCGGGGCCGTCACGGCGCTCGTGCTTGCGCTCGCGCTCACGCTAGCCGGTGGTCCGGCATGGCTGTGGGGCATGGCGGTCGTCTCGGCGGCGCTGGCGAGTTTCGTCGGCATGAACTTCACGGGCTCATCGACGTACACCTCGCCGAGCGGGGTCGAGTGGGAGATGCGCCGCGCGATCCCTGTGCAGGTAGTCGGCGTGGTCGTCGGCATCGCGGTGCTCGTGGCAGGCGCGGTGATGGGTGGGTGA
- a CDS encoding winged helix-turn-helix domain-containing protein: protein MNEARNIHDGLVAAAKSYVAETLHAPLELQPWPEAHALPRYLTSAYFMLQGDLGGRRTLWLFAHDEPTPAAVEKNLFAIAERWPGAQVVVFDRLPSYARRRLIENGISFVVPSTQLYLPQHGLDFRSRSRQSIQVRDALRPSAQAMFLYLLLHSDDLGHARSASDLAPILGQSLMTASRAVAELKAHGLVSTQKVGRTKEVRLRKGARELWETAQDWLRTPVLRRLMLLGEPSIFSGDCFPAGVSALSRQTMLAEPHTPTFAVSRKTARELEAGEAVIVRGRPLMAEEAESSTVEVWSYDPGPLSEGGVVDPLSLVLSFRDDPDERVQGTLRRLLEGLPW from the coding sequence ATGAATGAGGCGCGCAACATACACGACGGGCTTGTTGCGGCGGCGAAGTCCTATGTCGCCGAGACTCTGCATGCGCCGCTGGAGCTGCAACCGTGGCCGGAAGCCCACGCGTTGCCTCGCTACCTGACGAGCGCTTACTTCATGCTGCAGGGAGACCTGGGTGGGAGGCGTACGCTCTGGTTGTTTGCGCATGATGAACCCACACCGGCCGCAGTCGAGAAGAACCTGTTCGCGATCGCCGAGCGCTGGCCGGGCGCACAGGTGGTCGTGTTCGACCGGCTGCCATCCTACGCGCGCAGGCGTCTCATCGAAAATGGCATCTCCTTCGTCGTTCCAAGTACGCAACTCTACCTGCCTCAACATGGGCTCGACTTCAGGTCACGCTCCAGACAGTCGATTCAGGTGCGGGATGCGTTGCGCCCATCGGCGCAGGCGATGTTTCTGTATCTGTTGCTGCACTCGGACGACCTGGGACATGCCCGATCAGCCAGCGATCTCGCGCCGATTCTGGGCCAGAGCCTGATGACTGCGAGCCGGGCGGTAGCCGAGCTCAAGGCCCATGGGCTGGTCAGTACACAGAAGGTGGGGCGCACGAAAGAGGTCCGCTTGCGCAAAGGGGCCCGCGAGCTCTGGGAGACGGCGCAGGACTGGTTGCGAACCCCGGTGCTGAGACGGCTGATGCTCCTTGGCGAGCCTTCGATCTTCTCTGGAGACTGCTTCCCTGCCGGAGTGAGCGCCTTGTCGCGACAGACCATGCTCGCCGAACCGCACACTCCGACATTCGCCGTGAGTCGTAAGACCGCGCGAGAGCTGGAGGCAGGGGAAGCCGTGATAGTGCGAGGTCGGCCCTTGATGGCGGAGGAGGCGGAATCCTCGACGGTCGAGGTCTGGTCGTACGACCCGGGGCCTCTCTCTGAAGGTGGCGTCGTCGATCCCCTTTCTCTGGTCCTCTCGTTCCGTGACGACCCGGATGAGCGCGTCCAAGGCACGTTGAGGCGACTGCTGGAGGGACTGCCGTGGTAA
- a CDS encoding topoisomerase DNA-binding C4 zinc finger domain-containing protein translates to MVLRTAKRGAQQGNRFYGCANYPSCRQTRSA, encoded by the coding sequence ATGGTTCTACGGACCGCGAAGCGCGGGGCTCAACAGGGTAATCGGTTCTACGGGTGCGCAAACTACCCGTCTTGTCGGCAGACGAGGTCGGCTTGA
- a CDS encoding SHOCT domain-containing protein: MMGRGYGYGMMGGFGWFEMLFLFFFGALVIAGIVLLIIWAVRASTHHPTASGAAPPGVAGHDEAVAIAKRRLASGEITKDQYDEIMRALDG; encoded by the coding sequence ATGATGGGTCGAGGGTATGGGTACGGTATGATGGGCGGTTTCGGCTGGTTCGAAATGTTATTCTTGTTCTTCTTCGGCGCACTGGTCATCGCCGGGATCGTGCTTCTTATCATCTGGGCAGTGCGAGCTTCCACGCACCATCCTACCGCCAGCGGTGCCGCTCCTCCTGGAGTGGCGGGACACGATGAGGCCGTCGCGATCGCCAAGCGCAGACTCGCCAGTGGTGAGATCACCAAGGACCAGTACGACGAAATCATGCGTGCGCTCGACGGCTAG
- a CDS encoding Fic family protein, translating into MVRSIGLLGEYKGKQQLFERQSPQVLSALRDVARVQSIESSNRIEGVTAAAGRVAQLAAEKTLPADRSEQEIAGYRDALAAVHANALGMEVSAGLILQLHRDMFQYTAMLGGAWKRTENDIVDVLADGTHRVRFSPVVPHLVETAITDLAASYRCTALEGRVEPLISAPAFILDFLCIHPFTDGNGRLSRIMNLMLLHQHGYNVGRYISLERIIEDSKDTYYEALEASSAGWHEGAHDLVPWLEYSHGVLIAAYVDFERSVGQLGRGRGAKRDMVIECIHRMPRTFRYAEVERACPGVSRPTIVRVLGALRDKGEIRCVKGGRDAMWERMSQC; encoded by the coding sequence ATGGTGCGCTCCATCGGTCTGCTCGGCGAGTACAAGGGCAAGCAGCAGCTCTTCGAGCGTCAGTCACCGCAGGTTCTGAGCGCCCTGCGCGACGTCGCGCGCGTGCAAAGCATCGAGTCGTCGAATCGGATCGAAGGTGTGACTGCCGCCGCGGGCCGCGTAGCTCAGCTTGCCGCTGAGAAGACCCTTCCAGCAGACCGCTCCGAGCAGGAGATCGCAGGCTATCGAGATGCTCTTGCCGCAGTACACGCGAACGCGCTCGGCATGGAGGTCTCGGCTGGGCTGATTCTGCAGTTGCACCGCGACATGTTCCAGTACACCGCGATGCTCGGCGGCGCATGGAAGCGCACGGAGAACGACATCGTCGATGTGCTGGCGGATGGGACGCACCGCGTGAGGTTCTCACCCGTCGTGCCGCATCTGGTTGAGACAGCGATCACCGATCTGGCTGCAAGCTACCGCTGCACCGCGCTGGAGGGCCGGGTAGAACCGCTCATCTCGGCGCCTGCTTTCATCCTCGACTTCCTGTGCATCCACCCGTTTACGGACGGGAACGGGCGACTCTCCCGGATCATGAACCTGATGTTGTTGCACCAGCACGGGTACAACGTCGGCAGGTACATCTCACTCGAGAGGATCATCGAGGACAGTAAGGACACGTACTACGAGGCGCTCGAGGCATCTTCTGCGGGCTGGCACGAAGGAGCACACGACCTCGTGCCGTGGCTCGAGTACTCCCACGGGGTGCTCATCGCTGCTTACGTGGACTTCGAGCGGAGCGTCGGGCAGCTGGGTCGCGGACGCGGGGCCAAGCGCGACATGGTCATCGAGTGCATTCACCGCATGCCGCGGACGTTCCGTTACGCCGAAGTCGAGCGTGCCTGCCCGGGCGTTAGCCGACCCACGATCGTACGTGTGCTCGGAGCGTTGCGCGATAAGGGCGAGATTCGCTGTGTCAAAGGTGGGAGAGATGCCATGTGGGAGCGAATGAGTCAATGCTGA